Proteins encoded within one genomic window of Pseudocalidococcus azoricus BACA0444:
- a CDS encoding diflavin flavoprotein, with protein sequence MTLTQTRPRDVQVTEIGTNTIVLRSRTWERLKFEIEYGRQQGTTSNSYLIQTEQSALIDPPGESFTELYLAELVQHIYLQKLNYIVLGHLNSNRLTTLKTLQHLAPQAIFVCSKPGAITLKAALGTDVNVWVPRNDAVLDLGQDHQLQFIFAPTPRWPDGLLTYDPVTRILYTDKFFGTHVCGDAVYDEAWKKLDQDRRYYFDCLHAAQSRQVETALDKIATLTPKMYAPAHGPLVRFSLSRLNHDYRQWSQEQKEQDTTVALLYASAYGNTAIMAQALAKGLSDAGIKVESINCEATPPNEIQTIVSEADGFLIGSPTLGGHMPTQVQTALGLVLSHAAKTKLAGVFGSYGWSGEAVDEIESKLQDAGYALGFETLRVKFTPTEQDLLACEAAGTEFAQALKKARKSRTVRQPVLLDVQADRTEQAVGRVVGSLCVLTTPSSDLEDLTQAESVLVSWVSQASFNPPGLTVALRRDWAENTCQIGDVFVLNILKEGLNIRRSFQQPLKPGATPLTELRLTAASNGCPVITDALAYLECQVESRLECGDHWLVYAVVQAGHLLEDNGLTAIQHRKSGQQY encoded by the coding sequence ATGACTCTGACTCAAACCCGGCCCCGTGATGTACAAGTTACCGAAATTGGCACGAATACAATTGTCTTACGGTCACGCACCTGGGAGCGGCTCAAGTTTGAAATTGAATATGGACGGCAACAGGGAACTACCTCTAATTCCTATCTGATCCAGACCGAGCAAAGTGCCTTAATCGATCCGCCGGGAGAATCGTTTACGGAGCTTTATTTAGCCGAGCTAGTACAGCATATTTATCTCCAAAAACTGAACTATATTGTTCTGGGGCATCTCAACTCTAACCGCCTGACTACCCTAAAAACCCTGCAACACCTTGCGCCCCAGGCCATCTTTGTCTGTTCTAAACCCGGAGCCATCACTCTCAAAGCCGCCTTAGGGACAGATGTGAATGTTTGGGTTCCCCGCAATGATGCGGTTTTAGACTTGGGACAGGATCATCAACTCCAATTTATTTTTGCCCCCACGCCCCGCTGGCCCGATGGATTGTTAACCTATGATCCGGTGACGCGAATTTTATATACGGATAAATTTTTTGGGACTCATGTCTGTGGGGATGCAGTCTATGACGAGGCCTGGAAAAAGCTGGATCAAGACCGGCGCTATTACTTTGACTGTCTCCATGCGGCCCAATCCCGTCAAGTCGAAACAGCCCTCGATAAAATTGCCACCCTCACCCCGAAAATGTATGCCCCGGCCCACGGCCCCCTTGTTCGGTTCAGCCTCAGTCGCTTAAATCATGATTATCGGCAATGGTCCCAGGAGCAAAAGGAACAAGATACAACCGTTGCACTCCTCTATGCTTCGGCCTATGGCAATACGGCGATTATGGCCCAGGCCTTGGCGAAAGGCTTATCCGATGCTGGGATTAAAGTCGAATCTATCAACTGTGAAGCCACACCACCCAACGAAATCCAAACCATTGTCAGTGAAGCCGATGGCTTTTTGATTGGCTCTCCTACTCTCGGCGGCCATATGCCCACCCAAGTCCAAACAGCCCTGGGTCTGGTGCTCTCCCATGCGGCCAAAACAAAACTGGCCGGGGTTTTTGGTTCCTATGGCTGGAGTGGCGAGGCGGTGGATGAAATTGAAAGTAAGCTCCAAGACGCAGGGTATGCCTTGGGATTTGAAACTTTGCGGGTGAAATTTACGCCGACTGAGCAAGATTTATTGGCCTGTGAAGCCGCCGGAACCGAATTTGCCCAGGCCCTGAAGAAAGCCCGCAAAAGTCGCACGGTTCGCCAACCTGTGTTATTGGATGTGCAAGCGGATCGGACAGAGCAGGCCGTCGGGCGTGTAGTTGGTTCTCTTTGTGTCTTAACGACTCCCAGTAGTGATTTAGAGGATCTAACCCAGGCCGAGTCAGTCTTAGTCTCATGGGTTTCCCAGGCCTCCTTTAATCCCCCCGGATTGACCGTGGCCCTGAGGCGGGATTGGGCGGAAAACACCTGCCAGATTGGAGATGTTTTTGTCTTGAATATTCTCAAGGAAGGCTTAAATATCCGCCGGAGTTTTCAACAACCCCTCAAACCCGGTGCAACACCCTTGACCGAGTTGAGATTAACAGCAGCTAGTAACGGCTGTCCAGTCATTACGGATGCCTTAGCCTATTTGGAATGTCAGGTAGAATCTCGCTTAGAATGTGGGGATCATTGGCTGGTCTATGCCGTTGTCCAGGCCGGGCATTTACTGGAGGATAATGGCTTAACGGCAATTCAACATCGCAAATCCGGGCAGCAATATTAA
- a CDS encoding Uma2 family endonuclease gives MQITAAQKLTFEEYLAYDDGTNLRYELVNGQLLPMAPPKPKHQFIVRALTLAFEQEIYRLKLPRMTLTNIGVRTGLRSCRCPDLCLTTIEQAREIDEKSGVFETPPLLAVEVVSPSSVEDDYITKRDEYQATGIPEYWVVDAISDDSRITIHTLKGEVYNLQVFRNQEQLVSATFPELKVTAEAILNA, from the coding sequence ATGCAGATAACCGCCGCTCAAAAACTGACATTTGAGGAATACCTAGCCTATGATGATGGCACTAATCTACGGTATGAATTAGTCAATGGGCAATTATTACCAATGGCTCCCCCCAAACCAAAGCATCAATTTATCGTACGAGCTTTAACTCTTGCATTTGAGCAGGAAATCTATCGTCTTAAATTGCCTAGGATGACATTAACTAATATCGGAGTCAGAACCGGATTGAGATCTTGCCGATGCCCTGATCTTTGCTTGACAACCATTGAACAGGCAAGAGAAATTGATGAAAAATCAGGAGTTTTTGAAACCCCACCCTTACTTGCGGTTGAAGTCGTCAGTCCCAGTTCGGTTGAAGATGATTACATAACCAAACGTGATGAATACCAGGCCACGGGAATTCCTGAATATTGGGTTGTAGATGCTATCAGTGATGATTCCAGAATTACCATTCATACCCTTAAAGGTGAGGTTTATAATTTACAAGTTTTTCGTAATCAAGAGCAGTTAGTTTCTGCCACATTTCCAGAATTAAAAGTTACGGCTGAAGCAATTCTAAATGCATAA
- the sodB gene encoding superoxide dismutase [Fe] → MAFQQPPLPFDFGALEPYGMSGRTFEFHYGKHHKAYVDNLNKLTQDTELADKSLEDVIRISFSDPSKAGIFNNAAQVWNHTFFWNSLKPAGGGVPTGELAARLESAFGSFDEFKKQFSTAAATQFGSGWAWLVSEGGTLKVTKTPNAENPLVHGQVPLLTLDVWEHAYYLDFQNARPGFIENFLSKLVNWDFVAQNLATV, encoded by the coding sequence ATGGCATTTCAGCAACCACCTCTACCCTTTGATTTTGGTGCCTTAGAACCCTATGGGATGTCGGGCCGGACATTTGAATTCCACTATGGCAAGCACCATAAAGCCTATGTGGATAATCTCAACAAACTCACCCAAGATACGGAATTAGCCGATAAGTCTTTAGAAGATGTGATTCGGATTAGTTTCAGTGATCCCAGTAAAGCCGGAATTTTCAACAATGCGGCTCAAGTCTGGAATCATACCTTTTTCTGGAATTCCCTCAAGCCTGCGGGTGGGGGTGTGCCAACGGGAGAGTTAGCGGCTCGGCTTGAGAGTGCCTTTGGCAGCTTTGATGAGTTTAAGAAACAATTTTCCACCGCCGCGGCAACCCAATTCGGCAGTGGCTGGGCCTGGTTGGTTTCCGAAGGTGGCACCCTCAAAGTGACCAAAACCCCTAATGCCGAAAATCCCCTCGTGCATGGGCAAGTGCCTTTGCTGACCTTGGATGTTTGGGAGCACGCCTACTACTTGGATTTCCAAAATGCCCGGCCTGGCTTTATTGAAAACTTCTTGAGTAAGTTGGTGAACTGGGACTTTGTGGCGCAAAATTTAGCGACAGTCTAA
- a CDS encoding ribonuclease R family protein, translating into MELSIASLLANFSDDKLVAPKALEKKLGCEDEYSLQRLQIALDALEKIGILVKERGKYRRVVETGVIEGRLRCSSKGFCFAIQEDGAGEDIFVREHQLSTAWNGDRVLVKVTREGRRKKSPEGEVKLILERNNPSVMARIRQTEAGLRGVPLDDRLLFEIELIPSEMAPDLNDLVDQLVHVEIIRYPLGGYLPLGQVVRLLGPDAQSANVVDLVCCKHDLTRPFPPALQAPSELLLARPDPELTRQDLRDLETIVIAAPRQELEVAFSLVPIGSQTWQLGVHFADIASQVPLNSPLDREAQRRGLAVSAVGLTIPLYPPQLEVLRLTPGVDRLAFSVILTLDVSGDVQAYEVQPTLIQVKHQITPEEAQTLSEKKANKGLSPILANLTQLTQALRTKRRARGSVDLTLSRQLPHLYPDEGVLGAMITEPGLARSEIMVLVNQLLGTHLQGLGLPAIYRVQLSPELYAIQDFLKLTRNLGLPLELTIPDGVNASDYQRFGTQLLSADLAPVLVESLLDTLKSPTNQLVPGPHFSLGLLNGYAQFSAPLQRYGDGFNQRVWYALFSQGRDRRSARTKETVNLRHSSCLGQVNWNVLPAETQRDLETHASEIMAQLQEREKTTFQALKDLQGLERVRQVQACIGEVRPGIITGVQSYGFFVELIEFSVEGLVHVSSLKDDWYEYRSQAQTLTGRRNRLRYRLGDRVEVQIKSVDSYRQQVDLVVISGGDQATEAELQTPSEPPEPLEENLEPDEFGEDDF; encoded by the coding sequence ATGGAGCTTTCAATTGCCAGTTTGTTGGCCAACTTCAGTGATGATAAATTAGTCGCCCCTAAAGCCCTTGAAAAAAAACTCGGTTGCGAAGATGAGTACTCTCTCCAACGGTTGCAAATTGCCTTGGATGCCCTGGAAAAGATTGGCATCTTGGTCAAGGAGCGGGGTAAATATCGGCGGGTTGTCGAAACTGGGGTGATTGAAGGTCGCTTACGCTGCTCCAGTAAAGGCTTTTGCTTTGCGATTCAAGAGGATGGGGCGGGGGAAGATATTTTTGTCCGCGAACATCAACTCAGTACGGCTTGGAACGGGGATCGGGTGTTAGTCAAAGTAACGCGAGAGGGACGGCGGAAAAAATCACCGGAGGGGGAAGTTAAACTCATTCTGGAGCGGAATAATCCTTCGGTCATGGCCCGGATTCGACAAACGGAAGCTGGCCTGCGGGGGGTTCCCTTAGATGATCGGTTGCTCTTTGAAATCGAACTTATCCCCAGCGAGATGGCCCCGGACTTGAATGATCTCGTGGATCAACTGGTTCATGTGGAAATTATTCGCTATCCCTTGGGGGGCTATTTACCCTTGGGGCAAGTTGTCCGACTCCTCGGACCCGATGCTCAATCTGCCAATGTGGTGGATCTAGTCTGCTGTAAACATGATTTAACTCGCCCCTTTCCCCCGGCCCTCCAGGCCCCTTCTGAACTCCTCCTCGCCAGGCCTGATCCAGAACTAACCCGCCAAGATTTACGAGACTTAGAAACCATCGTTATCGCTGCCCCTCGCCAAGAACTGGAAGTAGCCTTTTCCTTGGTTCCTATCGGTAGCCAAACTTGGCAGCTAGGGGTGCATTTTGCCGATATTGCCAGTCAAGTTCCCTTAAATTCCCCCTTAGATCGGGAGGCGCAACGGCGGGGCCTGGCAGTCAGTGCAGTCGGGTTAACCATTCCCCTTTATCCGCCCCAGCTTGAGGTCTTACGGCTAACTCCAGGCGTAGATCGGCTGGCATTTTCTGTAATTTTGACCCTTGATGTCAGTGGCGATGTCCAGGCCTATGAGGTTCAACCCACCCTGATCCAGGTTAAACACCAGATTACTCCTGAGGAAGCCCAGACCCTGAGCGAGAAAAAAGCCAACAAAGGACTCAGCCCCATTCTGGCAAATTTGACCCAGCTAACCCAAGCTCTGCGGACTAAGCGGCGGGCACGGGGCAGTGTGGATTTAACCCTGAGCCGACAACTTCCCCACTTATATCCTGATGAAGGCGTTCTTGGGGCGATGATAACGGAGCCTGGCCTGGCCCGATCGGAAATCATGGTCTTGGTCAACCAACTCCTGGGAACTCATCTGCAAGGGTTGGGGTTGCCGGCCATTTATCGGGTACAACTCTCCCCTGAACTCTATGCCATCCAAGATTTTCTCAAGTTGACCCGTAACCTGGGCTTGCCCCTGGAACTAACAATTCCCGATGGGGTCAATGCTAGTGATTATCAACGGTTTGGCACTCAGCTTTTAAGTGCAGACCTGGCCCCGGTCTTGGTGGAATCTCTTCTAGATACCTTAAAATCCCCCACCAATCAGCTTGTCCCTGGCCCCCACTTTAGCTTGGGTCTGCTGAACGGCTATGCCCAATTTAGTGCGCCCTTGCAACGGTATGGGGATGGGTTTAATCAGCGGGTTTGGTATGCCCTCTTTAGCCAAGGTCGCGATCGTCGTTCTGCCCGCACCAAAGAGACCGTCAACTTACGCCATAGTTCCTGTTTGGGGCAGGTGAACTGGAACGTACTACCCGCCGAAACTCAACGGGATTTAGAAACCCATGCCAGTGAGATCATGGCCCAACTCCAAGAGCGGGAGAAAACCACCTTCCAGGCCCTCAAAGATTTACAAGGCTTAGAACGGGTGCGACAAGTCCAGGCCTGTATTGGCGAAGTCCGGCCGGGCATTATTACCGGAGTTCAATCCTATGGCTTCTTTGTGGAGTTAATTGAGTTCTCTGTGGAGGGCCTTGTCCATGTCAGTTCCCTAAAGGATGACTGGTATGAGTATCGCTCCCAGGCCCAAACCTTAACTGGACGGCGGAATCGCCTGCGCTATCGTTTAGGAGATCGAGTCGAAGTCCAGATTAAGAGTGTGGATTCCTATCGCCAGCAGGTGGACTTAGTGGTGATTAGTGGTGGGGATCAGGCCACGGAAGCCGAGTTACAAACCCCCAGTGAACCTCCAGAACCTCTGGAAGAAAACTTAGAACCCGATGAGTTTGGGGAGGACGATTTCTAG
- a CDS encoding Uma2 family endonuclease, with protein MLIAKPTTNQEASMITTTQKLTFEEYLTYDDGTDTRYELVEGQLVSMTPATWQHYFITHFIFETLLQEIRRLHLPWMIFVEPGQRTGVSTSRIPDLAVIPTQQLKALKSRSAVSESPVLLAIEVVSPSLIQDDYITKRDEYQATGIPEYWVVDAISDDPRITIHTLHNQVYELQVFRDAELLTSPTLPELKIAAAQILNA; from the coding sequence ATGTTGATTGCGAAACCTACAACAAATCAAGAGGCTAGTATGATTACAACAACTCAGAAGCTCACGTTTGAAGAGTACTTAACCTATGATGATGGTACTGATACACGGTATGAATTGGTTGAGGGTCAGTTAGTTTCAATGACTCCAGCAACCTGGCAGCATTATTTTATTACTCATTTCATCTTTGAAACTTTGTTACAAGAAATCAGACGCTTGCACTTACCTTGGATGATTTTTGTAGAACCAGGCCAACGAACCGGCGTTAGTACCTCCAGAATTCCTGATCTTGCTGTAATTCCCACGCAACAGTTAAAGGCATTGAAATCTCGTTCAGCCGTATCTGAATCCCCAGTCTTACTTGCTATTGAAGTGGTGAGTCCCAGTTTGATTCAAGATGATTACATAACCAAACGAGACGAGTACCAGGCCACGGGAATTCCTGAATATTGGGTTGTAGATGCTATTAGCGATGATCCCAGAATTACCATTCACACCTTGCATAATCAAGTTTATGAACTACAGGTTTTTCGTGATGCTGAATTATTGACTTCTCCGACATTGCCTGAATTGAAAATTGCTGCTGCTCAAATTCTTAATGCCTAG
- the acpP gene encoding acyl carrier protein produces MTEAEIFEQVKKIVADQLSVDTEKVTPEADFANDLSADSLDVVELVMALEEEFSVEIPDESAEKIKTVQDAVDFISGKVAA; encoded by the coding sequence ATGACAGAGGCAGAAATTTTCGAGCAAGTGAAGAAGATCGTTGCGGATCAACTGAGTGTCGATACCGAGAAGGTGACTCCCGAAGCTGATTTTGCCAATGATCTCAGTGCCGACTCCCTGGATGTGGTTGAGTTAGTCATGGCTTTGGAAGAAGAGTTTAGTGTAGAAATCCCAGACGAATCTGCCGAGAAAATTAAGACCGTCCAAGATGCAGTTGACTTCATTAGCGGTAAAGTAGCAGCCTAA
- a CDS encoding diflavin flavoprotein translates to MVVASATRPARLTLETQAIAPDTTALRCLDWDRERFDIEFGLENGTTYNSFIIRGEKLALVDTSHAKFRDIYLEKLWELIDPTELDYLIISHTEPDHSGLVKDVLAKAPQVVVVGSKVALQFLSGFVHQPFQQQIIKNGDQIDLGHGHSIEFVMAPNLHWPDTILSYDHGTQTLFTCDVFGMHYCNDDTYDSDPEVIAPDFKFYYDCLMGPNARSVLSALKRMGDLPEVKLIATGHGPLLKEHLTDWVENYRIWSQAQAKAAATIALFYQPGYGYSDVLAEAINRGASKTGVVVEPVDLTTTDQQEVREIVDIAAGIIIGMPDSTAQTSLSTILATAHNKQAIGVFETGVVGSEAAYPLFNQFRDLGLTPSFPVIRVAEAPHEALLQQAEEAGTDMGQWLLRDRTVKQMKSLDTDLDKALGRLSGGLYIITAQKGDINSAMLASWVAQASVEPLGVTIAVAKDRAIESFMHVGDTFVLNVLEEGNYQPLMRHFLKRFPPGADRFATIKTYPANNGSPILADALAYVECTVVNRLDCHDHWLVYSTIETGRVSKPDALTAVHHRKVGNHY, encoded by the coding sequence ATGGTCGTTGCATCTGCCACTCGCCCCGCCCGGTTGACCCTGGAAACCCAGGCCATTGCCCCTGATACGACTGCCTTAAGATGTTTGGATTGGGATCGAGAACGGTTTGACATTGAGTTTGGCCTGGAAAATGGCACTACCTATAATTCCTTTATCATTCGGGGTGAAAAACTGGCCCTAGTAGATACCTCCCATGCCAAGTTTCGGGATATTTACCTAGAAAAGCTTTGGGAACTGATTGATCCGACCGAATTGGATTATTTGATCATCAGCCATACGGAACCGGATCACAGTGGCCTGGTGAAAGATGTGCTAGCCAAAGCCCCGCAGGTCGTTGTTGTGGGTTCAAAAGTCGCGCTGCAATTCCTGAGTGGGTTTGTCCATCAGCCGTTTCAACAGCAAATTATCAAAAACGGCGATCAAATTGATTTGGGTCATGGTCACAGCATCGAATTTGTCATGGCCCCCAATCTTCACTGGCCCGACACGATCCTCTCCTATGACCACGGTACGCAAACCCTGTTTACCTGTGATGTTTTCGGGATGCACTACTGCAATGATGACACCTACGACAGCGACCCGGAAGTGATTGCCCCCGACTTCAAGTTTTACTACGACTGCCTCATGGGCCCCAATGCTCGCTCCGTGTTGTCTGCCCTCAAACGCATGGGAGATTTACCGGAAGTTAAGCTAATTGCCACCGGCCACGGCCCCCTGTTGAAAGAGCATTTAACAGATTGGGTAGAAAACTACCGGATCTGGAGCCAGGCCCAGGCCAAAGCAGCGGCAACAATTGCGCTGTTCTATCAACCCGGCTATGGCTACAGTGATGTTTTAGCAGAGGCGATTAACCGAGGCGCGAGTAAAACTGGGGTAGTGGTTGAACCTGTTGACCTGACCACCACAGATCAGCAAGAAGTCCGGGAAATTGTCGATATTGCCGCCGGAATCATTATCGGTATGCCCGACAGTACCGCCCAAACCAGCCTCAGCACTATCCTCGCCACCGCCCATAACAAGCAGGCCATTGGGGTCTTTGAAACCGGAGTTGTCGGGAGTGAAGCTGCCTATCCCCTCTTTAATCAATTTCGCGACTTGGGGTTAACGCCCTCTTTTCCGGTGATTCGCGTGGCTGAAGCTCCCCATGAAGCCCTCCTGCAACAGGCCGAGGAAGCCGGAACCGATATGGGGCAATGGTTACTCCGAGATCGCACTGTTAAGCAAATGAAATCCTTAGATACGGATTTGGATAAAGCCTTAGGGCGGTTGAGTGGTGGACTGTATATTATTACGGCTCAAAAAGGGGATATTAACAGTGCCATGTTGGCTTCTTGGGTGGCCCAGGCCAGTGTTGAACCCTTGGGCGTGACGATTGCGGTGGCTAAAGATCGGGCGATTGAATCCTTTATGCACGTGGGCGATACCTTTGTCCTGAATGTATTGGAAGAAGGCAACTATCAACCCCTGATGCGCCACTTCCTCAAACGCTTTCCCCCTGGGGCCGACCGCTTTGCCACAATCAAAACCTATCCGGCAAACAATGGCAGCCCGATTTTGGCCGATGCGCTCGCCTATGTGGAATGTACTGTTGTCAATCGCTTGGACTGTCATGATCATTGGTTGGTCTATAGCACGATTGAAACTGGCCGAGTCTCAAAACCGGATGCCTTAACTGCCGTCCATCATCGCAAAGTGGGGAATCATTACTAA
- the gmk gene encoding guanylate kinase, protein MSTTSGKLVVITGPSGVGKGTLLRKFLAKYPDTYFSVSATTRAPRPGEIDGQDYYFVSTEKFQAMIQANELLEWAEFAGNFYGTPRDPVVTQVAASRLVILEIELAGARQVRTTYPQACQIFIAPPSLAELERRIRLRGQDSEPAISRRLERAKIELEAAHEFDYQIINEDLDVALRGLEGIVC, encoded by the coding sequence ATGAGCACAACATCTGGCAAATTAGTGGTGATCACCGGCCCGAGTGGGGTTGGTAAAGGGACACTTTTACGCAAGTTTTTAGCCAAATATCCAGACACCTATTTTTCTGTCTCGGCTACCACTCGCGCCCCCCGGCCTGGGGAAATTGATGGCCAAGATTACTATTTTGTCTCAACTGAGAAATTCCAGGCCATGATTCAAGCCAATGAACTTTTGGAATGGGCCGAGTTTGCTGGCAATTTTTATGGCACCCCCCGAGATCCAGTCGTGACTCAGGTTGCCGCTAGCCGGTTAGTAATCTTAGAAATTGAACTGGCCGGAGCTAGACAAGTCCGCACCACCTATCCCCAGGCCTGCCAAATCTTTATTGCCCCCCCATCTCTAGCTGAACTCGAACGCCGGATTCGTCTGCGGGGCCAAGATTCAGAACCTGCCATCAGCCGCCGCCTCGAACGGGCCAAAATTGAACTAGAGGCTGCCCATGAGTTTGACTATCAAATCATTAACGAAGATTTAGACGTTGCTTTACGGGGCCTGGAAGGGATTGTCTGTTAA
- the fabF gene encoding beta-ketoacyl-ACP synthase II: MTQGDVKRVVVTGLGAITPIGNTLTDYWQGLIAGRNGIGPITLFEPSRHACRIAGEVKGFDPEAFMDRKDAKRMDRFAQFGVAASKQALADAGLIIDDQNAPQVGIIIGTGVGGLKVMEDQQEVYLTRGPDRCSPFMIPMMIANMAAGLTAIHTGAKGPNSCSVTACAAGSNAIGDAFRLIQHGYAQAMICGGAEAAITPLSVAGFASARALSTRNDDPAHASRPFDINRDGFVLGEGAGIVILEELTAAQARGARIYAEIVGYGLTCDAYHMTAPSPGGEGAARAIEFCLKDAGITPDQVSYVNAHGTSTPANDSTETAAIKRALGDNAYNIAISSTKSMTGHLLGGSGGIEAIAAIMAVHHDIIPPTINLETPDPACDLDYVPHTSRESQVDIALSNSFGFGGHNVTLGFRKFQS; the protein is encoded by the coding sequence ATGACACAGGGTGACGTGAAACGGGTAGTGGTGACTGGCCTGGGGGCAATTACGCCCATTGGCAATACCCTTACAGACTACTGGCAAGGATTAATTGCTGGCAGAAACGGGATTGGCCCGATTACCCTATTTGAGCCATCACGTCATGCCTGTCGAATTGCCGGGGAGGTGAAGGGGTTTGATCCAGAAGCCTTCATGGATCGCAAAGATGCCAAGCGGATGGATCGGTTTGCCCAGTTTGGGGTGGCCGCCAGTAAGCAAGCCCTGGCCGATGCTGGGTTGATTATTGATGACCAAAACGCGCCCCAAGTTGGGATCATTATTGGTACGGGTGTCGGTGGACTAAAGGTGATGGAAGATCAGCAAGAGGTCTATCTCACTCGCGGCCCTGATCGCTGTAGCCCCTTCATGATTCCGATGATGATTGCCAATATGGCGGCGGGGTTAACGGCCATTCATACCGGTGCCAAGGGGCCTAATTCCTGTTCTGTAACGGCCTGTGCCGCAGGTTCCAATGCCATTGGAGATGCTTTTCGTTTAATTCAACATGGTTATGCCCAGGCCATGATTTGTGGCGGAGCTGAAGCGGCCATTACTCCTCTTTCCGTAGCTGGATTTGCCTCGGCCCGGGCCTTATCAACCCGCAATGATGACCCGGCCCATGCCAGTCGCCCCTTTGATATCAATCGAGATGGGTTTGTCTTAGGTGAAGGTGCCGGGATTGTCATTTTAGAAGAACTCACTGCGGCCCAGGCCCGAGGGGCAAGAATTTATGCGGAGATTGTTGGCTATGGTCTCACCTGTGATGCTTACCACATGACGGCCCCCTCTCCCGGTGGTGAAGGCGCGGCCCGAGCGATTGAATTTTGCCTGAAAGATGCCGGAATTACCCCGGATCAAGTCAGTTATGTGAACGCCCACGGCACCAGCACCCCCGCCAACGACAGCACCGAAACCGCAGCCATTAAGCGCGCCCTGGGTGATAATGCCTACAACATTGCCATCAGTTCAACCAAGTCCATGACTGGGCATTTACTCGGTGGATCGGGAGGGATTGAAGCGATTGCCGCAATTATGGCAGTACATCACGACATTATTCCGCCAACTATTAACCTGGAAACTCCAGACCCGGCCTGTGATTTAGATTATGTCCCCCACACGAGTCGGGAAAGTCAGGTGGATATTGCTTTATCAAATTCTTTTGGCTTTGGTGGCCATAATGTAACCCTCGGATTCCGCAAGTTCCAGAGTTAG
- a CDS encoding Uma2 family endonuclease, giving the protein MLTTQSIVTFAEYLDNAAKSNTCYELVQGNLVPMTPATFLHTWIAKFLERLFDQQIMTHSYSWVTYRETVGLRIGTNTVRLPDVVVAPLSAVENLKMNSSVIQSAVPLVVETISPSLIHENYQAKLQDYQSINVQEYWIVNPLELNKVSIYKGQDNNYQLTIFEQNQPIQSQVFPELKVTPNQIFAASAQGC; this is encoded by the coding sequence ATGCTTACTACCCAGTCAATCGTCACATTTGCCGAGTATTTAGACAATGCAGCCAAATCCAATACCTGCTATGAGCTTGTTCAGGGTAACTTAGTTCCCATGACTCCTGCAACGTTTCTCCACACCTGGATTGCGAAGTTCCTGGAGCGGCTCTTTGATCAACAAATTATGACCCATAGCTATTCTTGGGTAACGTATCGAGAAACAGTTGGGCTACGGATCGGAACCAACACAGTGCGGTTACCGGATGTTGTTGTTGCGCCCTTAAGTGCAGTTGAAAACCTTAAGATGAACTCATCAGTCATCCAGTCTGCTGTTCCTTTAGTGGTTGAAACTATCAGTCCAAGCTTGATCCACGAGAATTACCAGGCCAAGCTTCAGGACTATCAATCTATTAACGTTCAAGAATATTGGATTGTTAACCCATTAGAGTTAAATAAAGTCAGCATTTACAAAGGACAAGATAATAACTATCAACTAACTATTTTTGAGCAAAATCAGCCTATTCAATCCCAAGTTTTTCCTGAGTTAAAGGTTACACCCAATCAAATTTTTGCTGCATCAGCCCAAGGATGTTGA